One genomic segment of Hevea brasiliensis isolate MT/VB/25A 57/8 chromosome 3, ASM3005281v1, whole genome shotgun sequence includes these proteins:
- the LOC110655838 gene encoding DNA-directed RNA polymerase V subunit 5A has translation METNWVAEGNGLGAERGGSFDMGALGRCLSSFVDEGSPESHRYYLSRRTVLEMLRDRGYSVPSSEIDLSLQEFRVIHGQNPDIDRLKFSATHKSDPSKRILVIFCGTGVLKVSSVRLIAAQIVNRDSLTGLILILQNQITNQALKAVDLFSFKVEMFQITDLLVNITKHLLKPKHEVLTDREKEKLLKKYSIEEKQLPRLLKKDAIAHYYGLEKGQVVKVTHTGDITESHVTYRCVW, from the exons ATGGAAACTAATTGGGTTGCGGAAGGGAATGGGCTTGGAGCTGAGCGAGGTGGGAGCTTTGACATGGGGGCATTAGGGAGGTGCTTGAGCAGCTTCGTGGATGAAGGTAGCCCTGAGAGTCACAGATACTACCTCTCACGGAGAACTGTGCTTGAGATGTTGAGAGACAGAGGCTATTCTGTTCCAAGCTCAGAAATCGACTTGTCTCTGCAAGAATTTCGAGTCATTCATGGCCAGAACCCAGATATTGATCGCCTCAAATTTTCCGCTACTCACAAGTCAGATCCCTCTAAAAGG ATACTGGTTATTTTCTGTGGGACTGGTGTGCTTAAAGTTAGTTCTGTCCGCCTCATTGCTGCTCAGATTGTTAATAGAGACAGTTTAACTGGTCTGATTTTAATCTTGCAAAACCAAATAACAAACCAAGCTCTGAAAGCTGTGGATCTTTTTTCTTTTAAGGTTGAGATGTTCCAG ATTACAGACTTGCTTGTCAATATTACAAAGCATTTATTAAAACCAAAGCATGAGGTTCTGACTGATCGGGAAAAGGAAAAGCTCTTGAAAAAATACAGTAtcgaagaaaagcag CTTCCTCGACTGTTAAAGAAAGATGCAATTGCGCACTATTATGGACTTGAGAAGGGACAGGTGGTAAAAGTCACTCATACTGGTGACATTACTGAGTCGCATGTTACTTATCGATGTGTCTGGTAA